Proteins encoded in a region of the Inquilinus sp. KBS0705 genome:
- a CDS encoding F0F1 ATP synthase subunit beta → MPNIGKISRIIGPVVDVSFADDAHLPKIYDALEITKDNGQKIILEVQQHLGEDRVRAIAMDSTDGLLRGMKVLDTEAAIKMPIGENIKGRVFNVVGDAIDGIPDLDKTNGRPIHNTPPRFEDLSTETEALFTGIKVIDLLEPYVKGGKIGLFGGAGVGKTVLIQELINNIAKAYAGLSVFAGVGERTREGNDLLREMLESGIIKYGDAFMHSMEAGGWDLTKIDAEALKESKATFVFGQMNEPPGARARVALSGLTLAEYFRDGDEEGKGRDILFFIDNIFRFTQAGSEVSALLGRMPSAVGYQPTLATEMGTMQERITSTKRGSITSVQAVYVPADDLTDPAPATTFAHLDATTVLSRKIAELGIYPAVDPLDSTSRILSAQILGDEHYNTAQRVKETLQRYKELQDIIAILGMDELSEEDKLVVSRARRVQRFLSQPFFVAEQFTGLKGVLVDIKDTIKGFNMIMDGEVDEYPEAAFNLVGSIEDAIEKGKKLLAEANN, encoded by the coding sequence ATGCCAAACATTGGAAAAATATCACGGATCATCGGTCCGGTAGTTGACGTAAGTTTTGCTGATGATGCACATCTTCCTAAAATTTACGATGCGCTTGAGATCACAAAAGATAACGGCCAAAAAATTATTTTAGAAGTTCAGCAACATTTAGGTGAAGACCGTGTGCGTGCCATCGCCATGGACTCGACCGATGGTTTGCTGCGCGGAATGAAAGTTTTAGATACCGAAGCTGCTATTAAAATGCCAATAGGCGAAAACATTAAAGGCCGTGTATTTAACGTAGTTGGCGATGCTATTGATGGTATTCCTGATCTGGATAAAACAAATGGCCGCCCTATTCACAACACCCCGCCACGCTTTGAGGATCTATCTACCGAAACTGAAGCCCTGTTTACAGGTATAAAGGTTATCGATTTATTAGAGCCTTATGTAAAAGGTGGTAAAATTGGTTTGTTTGGTGGTGCCGGTGTAGGTAAAACAGTATTAATTCAAGAACTGATCAACAACATCGCTAAAGCTTATGCAGGTTTATCTGTATTTGCCGGTGTAGGTGAGCGTACCCGCGAAGGTAACGACTTACTGCGCGAGATGTTGGAATCGGGCATTATAAAATATGGCGATGCCTTTATGCATTCAATGGAAGCAGGCGGATGGGACCTGACCAAAATTGATGCTGAAGCATTAAAAGAATCAAAAGCAACCTTCGTTTTTGGACAAATGAACGAGCCTCCGGGTGCGCGTGCACGTGTGGCCCTTTCGGGTTTAACCCTTGCCGAGTATTTCCGCGATGGTGATGAAGAAGGTAAAGGCCGCGATATATTATTCTTCATCGATAATATCTTCCGCTTTACACAAGCAGGTTCTGAGGTATCGGCGCTATTAGGCCGTATGCCATCGGCGGTAGGTTACCAACCAACCCTGGCAACAGAGATGGGTACCATGCAAGAGCGTATCACGTCAACAAAACGTGGTTCAATTACATCTGTACAGGCCGTTTATGTACCTGCGGATGACTTGACCGACCCTGCACCGGCAACAACATTTGCCCACTTAGATGCTACAACCGTACTTTCGCGTAAAATTGCCGAGCTTGGTATATACCCTGCGGTGGATCCATTGGATTCAACCTCTCGTATCCTTAGCGCTCAAATATTAGGCGACGAGCACTACAATACTGCACAACGTGTTAAAGAAACCCTGCAACGCTACAAAGAGTTACAGGATATCATTGCCATATTAGGTATGGACGAGTTATCTGAAGAAGATAAACTGGTAGTATCCCGCGCCCGTCGTGTTCAGCGTTTCCTTTCTCAGCCATTCTTTGTGGCCGAGCAATTCACCGGCTTAAAAGGTGTATTGGTTGATATTAAAGATACCATCAAAGGTTTCAACATGATAATGGACGGTGAAGTTGACGAATACCCCGAAGCAGCATTTAACCTTGTAGGCAGCATTGAAGATGCTATTGAAAAAGGTAAAAAATTATTAGCAGAAGCTAACAACTAA
- a CDS encoding long-chain fatty acid transporter, producing MKKLLLLLLWLAPAIVCAQGFQVNLNGQKQIGMGHTGTGLLQDGASIAFNPGAVAMLDQNYVQGGISPLWFKSAFNPAGSNAQYNTKDRVATPFNAYAVWGPKTAPWKIGLGVYTPFGGLTDWGHDWYGKYALESLDLKSIFFQPTVSYKLTDAISIGAGFIYNHATVNLQRAIPLAGANSNQGEAEISGSGKGYGWNAGIFIKPAKSFTIGIDYRSKVNTKITNGDAVFTVPASLQGNFPQPNTFTAAIPLPSQLTLGLGYYPTAKWTVAFDASLVGWNAYKVLAFDYASNTPALQDTYSPRNYRDAYSLRGGAQYKTTDKVALRVGGGYTSTAVRDGYVTPEVPDANRYYLTGGVGYKVTKQLDIDLSFEYEHLFTRTQTNIESQLSGTFKSEVYIPGISLSYHW from the coding sequence ATGAAAAAACTTTTACTGCTACTGCTGTGGCTTGCGCCGGCTATTGTATGCGCGCAAGGCTTCCAGGTAAATTTAAACGGGCAAAAGCAAATTGGTATGGGGCATACAGGCACAGGCCTGTTGCAGGATGGGGCTTCGATAGCGTTTAACCCGGGCGCTGTAGCAATGCTTGATCAAAACTATGTGCAGGGCGGTATAAGCCCGCTTTGGTTTAAATCGGCCTTTAACCCTGCCGGCTCAAACGCACAATACAACACTAAAGACCGCGTGGCCACACCATTTAACGCATACGCCGTTTGGGGCCCAAAAACAGCCCCCTGGAAGATTGGCTTAGGCGTTTATACGCCATTTGGTGGCCTAACCGATTGGGGCCACGACTGGTATGGCAAATACGCGCTGGAAAGCCTGGACCTGAAATCGATATTCTTTCAGCCAACGGTGAGTTATAAACTTACTGATGCTATAAGCATAGGCGCGGGCTTTATTTATAACCATGCTACGGTTAACCTGCAACGCGCCATACCATTAGCCGGTGCCAACAGCAACCAGGGCGAAGCCGAAATAAGCGGTAGTGGTAAAGGCTACGGCTGGAACGCAGGGATATTTATTAAACCTGCCAAATCGTTCACCATAGGTATTGATTACCGCTCAAAAGTGAATACCAAAATAACTAATGGAGATGCTGTTTTTACAGTGCCTGCATCGTTGCAAGGCAATTTTCCGCAGCCTAATACTTTTACAGCGGCTATACCGCTGCCATCGCAATTAACGTTGGGGCTGGGCTATTACCCAACGGCTAAATGGACGGTAGCTTTTGATGCCAGTTTAGTAGGATGGAACGCTTATAAAGTTTTAGCTTTTGATTATGCCAGCAATACACCTGCCTTGCAGGATACCTATTCGCCGCGTAACTACAGGGATGCTTATAGCCTGCGTGGCGGCGCCCAGTATAAAACTACCGATAAAGTTGCTTTACGCGTAGGTGGTGGTTATACCAGTACCGCAGTGCGCGATGGCTATGTTACCCCCGAGGTACCTGATGCTAATCGGTACTATTTAACAGGCGGTGTAGGCTATAAAGTAACCAAACAATTAGATATCGACCTGTCGTTTGAATACGAGCACTTGTTTACCCGTACACAAACCAATATCGAGTCGCAGTTATCCGGAACGTTTAAAAGCGAGGTTTATATCCCCGGCATCTCTTTATCTTATCACTGGTAA